The proteins below are encoded in one region of Pomacea canaliculata isolate SZHN2017 linkage group LG7, ASM307304v1, whole genome shotgun sequence:
- the LOC112568874 gene encoding uncharacterized protein LOC112568874: MFTSCTHSFGNINMLMMGISLFWFSLAPAEGVNIQPCNDDGFVEVLAGQKTLITCRAEGRVVWRLTVGLHNFSQYFPLAECTEHVCNSSGYFTEIFQAKVLDPHNKTISINAGNTSISSNIILVNSILECVHNAGTFNAESSTCVINYVFPSENVSCNAVTTSWNVHVSCVIGSVFSSRKMYECHLYRLKSSMESLQSVTMVTSPTKERVTTGEVKVSGSCQFILTLSEEADFFVAVSPGDRSYSVKFPAHDKKIDETKGNILLAAIRF, translated from the exons ATGTTCACAAGTTGCACACATTCTTTTGGAAACATTAACATGTTGATGATGGGTATCTCCTTATTTTGGTTTAGTTTAGCCCCAGCAGAAG GTGTAAACATCCAACCGTGTAATGATGACGGCTTCGTAGAAGTACTGGCAGGACAAAAGACTCTGATTACATGCAGGGCTGAAGGACGAGTGGTGTGGAGACTTACAGTTGGGTTACATAATTTTAGCCAGTACTTCCCGTTGGCAGAATGTACAGAACACGTTTGTAATAGTTCGGGATACTTTACCGAAATATTTCAAGCGAAAGTTCTAGACCCTCACAATAAAACGATTTCCATTAACGCTGGGAACACATCCATCAGTAGTAATATTATACTTGTCAACAGTATTCTGGAATGTGTTCATAATGCTGGAACTTTCAACGCAGAATCATCTACCTGTGTGATCAACTATGTTT TTCCATCAGAAAATGTGTCATGCAACGCAGTCACAACCTCTTGGAATGTCCACGTGTCATGTGTCATCGGCAGTGTGTTCTCTTCGAGGAAAATGTACGAGTGTCACCTTTATCGTCTTAAAAGCTCG ATGGAGAGCTTGCAGTCTGTGACcatggtgacgtcaccaacCAAAGAGAGGGTCACGACAGGTGAAGTGAAGGTGTCAGGCTCCTGTCAGTTCATCTTAACACTTTCAGAAGAAGCAGACTTCTTTGTGGCTGTCTCACCAGGCGACCGTAGCTACTCTGTCAAATTTCCAGCTCATGACAAAAAGATAGATGAAACTAAAGGTAATATTCTACTTGCCGCAATACGTTTCTAA
- the LOC112568234 gene encoding uncharacterized protein LOC112568234, with the protein MSINITMFVITSLFLLVILKDCSGHKIEGCSPQSPMGVNAATNTFECVDIPPGHRVLWYVTKKDPNDEHLVIVAKVAECTMERKGCKTYMSNAKAFKQTATSSVAQIFSQDMSVFLSIGCKVFTEGSLMTDYPCDLISSDVPSFTCSLTQQPDHSMSAVCTIFKIYILSRDYKCKFILTLQDGTVQTITDTSFMRTEQTEGPATGTCYSHNLPRKEHIKQVEGIFLPDDLHAIANFQEY; encoded by the exons ATGTCTATCAACATAACGATGTTTGTAATTACCAGCCTTTTTCTGCTTGTAATCCTGAAGGACTGCTCAG GCCATAAAATCGAAGGATGCAGTCCTCAATCGCCTATGGGAGTGAATGCAGCTACAAACACTTTTGAATGTGTAGACATTCCGCCTGGTCATCGTGTGCTATGGTATGTCACGAAAAAGGATCCTAATGATGAACACCTTGTAATAGTCGCCAAAGTTGCGGAGTGTACTATGGAACGCAAGGGCTGCAAGACATACATGAGCAATGCCAAAGCTTTCAAACAAACCGCGACCTCCAGCGTGGCGCAAATCTTCTCACAAGATATGTCTGTCTTCTTGAGCATCGGGTGTAAGGTTTTCACAGAGGGTTCACTGATGACAGACTACCCCTGTGACTTAATATCAAGTG ATGTTCCATCCTTCACCTGCAGTTTAACTCAACAACCAGACCATTCCATGTCAGCAGTCTGCACTATTTTTAAGATTTACATACTAAGCCGAGACTACAAATGCAAATTTATTCTGACATTGCAG gaTGGGACAGTACAGACGATCACGGACACGTCTTTCATGAGGACGGAACAGACGGAGGGGCCCGCCACGGGCACGTGCTATAGCCATAACTTGCCTCGTAAAGAGCACATTAAACAAGTGGAAGGAATTTTTCTCCCTGACGACCTACACGCCATCGCTAATTTCCAAGAGTACTGA
- the LOC112568232 gene encoding uncharacterized protein LOC112568232, with protein sequence MSINITMFVITSLFLLVILKDCSGHKIEGCSPQSPMGMNATTNTFKCVDIPPGHRVLWYVRKKYPNDEHIVIVAKVAECTMERKGCKKYLNNVKAFKKTATSSVAKIFSQDMSAFLSIGCMVFTERSLMMDYACDLISNVQSFTCSLTQEPDHSMSAVCTILKIYILSRDYKCKFILTLQDGTVQTITDTSFMRTEQTEGPATGTCYGHNLPRKEHIKQVEGIFLPDDLHAIANFQD encoded by the exons ATGTCTATCAACATAACGATGTTTGTAATTACCAGCCTTTTTCTGCTTGTAATCCTGAAGGACTGCTCAG GCCATAAAATCGAAGGATGCAGTCCTCAATCGCCTATGGGAATGAATGCAActacaaacacttttaaatgTGTAGACATTCCGCCTGGTCATCGTGTGTTATGGTATGTCAGAAAAAAGTATCCTAATGATGAACACATTGTAATAGTCGCCAAAGTTGCGGAGTGTACTATGGAACGTAAGGGCTGCAAGAAATACCTGAACAATGtcaaagctttcaaaaaaaCCGCGACCTCCAGCGTGGCGAAAATCTTCTCACAAGATATGTCTGCCTTCTTGAGCATCGGGTGTATGGTTTTCACAGAGCGTTCACTGATGATGGACTACGCCTGTGACTTAATATCAA ATGTTCAATCCTTCACCTGCAGTTTAACTCAGGAACCAGACCATTCCATGTCAGCAGTCTGcactattttaaagatttacatACTAAGCCGAGACTACAAATGCAAATTTATTCTGACATTGCAG gaTGGGACAGTACAGACGATCACGGACACGTCTTTCATGAGGACGGAACAGACGGAGGGGCCCGCCACGGGCACGTGCTATGGCCATAACTTGCCTCGTAAAGAGCACATTAAACAAGTGGAAGGAATTTTTCTCCCTGACGACCTACACGCCATCGCTAATTTCCAAGACTAA